GCCAATGGCCCACTCATCGCCCGGCTGTCCCGCAACCTAGAGCTCAAACAAGCCGACCAATCAAAAGGCCTGCTGATCAACAGCTCACAAACCAAAGCCTGGCTCGCCGCCGACGACAAAACCATCGCTCAAACCATCACCCGGCTCACGGCTCAGCTCAACGAGAAGCGCACATACATGAAAGGTCTCGAAGCCAAGCTCGGCAATGCCAGCTACCTAGCCTCAGCCCCAGCCAAGATAGTGGGGGAGACTCGTGAGCGTCACGCAGAAACCCTAGCCTTGATTAAAAAGCTCGAAACTCAGCTTTCACGACTAAACTAGCTTATATCTGAGCCAAATCGTACGACACCTCGACGACTCTAAACCATATAAGGTATATTCTATACTTTATATGATGTAAAAAGACCCAGCCAAAACACATGGTTCAAACCCGAACCATTCCGCGTGATAAAATCATAACCATCATGACCCGCCCATCCTCCAGCCCCAATGCCTTCCTCGGCCTCACCGGCCTTCTCGTCATCGCCGTTGCCATCGCCCTGGCCGCCGCATGGCCCGCCGTCCGCACGGCGGCCCATGCCGAAGCCGACAAGCTCACCCGCGAAGCCGCTGGCGTGCCCATAGCCGAGGCCGCCGCCGATTACCAACTAGCCACCCTACTCGATCCCGCCAACCAATCCGCCTATCTCGGCCTGGCTCGCATCCAAATCACCGCCGGACATGCCGAGCAGGCCCTCGATACGCTCGACCAAGCCGGAAAGGGGAGTGAGGCTAGTCGCCTTCACGTCCGCACCCTGCTTGAGCTCGGGCGCGCCACTGAAGCCACCGACTACGTGGAGCCACTCCTCGGCACCGGCCACACCGACGACGGCATTATTCTGGCGGCGCTCGTTTACGCCCTCGGGAATCAAGCCAACCAAATCCCCTCACTGACCCCACTTGTAGCCTCACCAGAGACCGCTACGCGCCTTGCGCGCATTCAGGCCGGGAATCTACCGTTAGCCAGCGAGCTATATGCTAGCGGGCTCACAGAGAGCTCAAGGGTTTTACTCGTGCAACAACCCACCTCATTTGAGCGCAACCTACTTTTAGCCCGCATTCTCTACAACCGACATGCACCCGCCGATCTCACCACGGCCACCGACTTTCTCGTCGAAGCCATCGCGCTCAATCCCAGCGACCTAGCCGCTCATCAACTCCTCCGCAGCGTTTACATCGACCAAAACCAGATACCCGCCGCCGAAAGCCAACAGATACTCATTGACCGTCTCCAAGCCAACAAACCATAAGCACGAACATGAAAAAAACGCTTTTTAAAGCGTTTTTTTAAAACTACGTATTATATCTGGCGGAGAGGGTGGGATTCGAACCCACGGAAGCCTTGCGACCTCACCGCATTTCGAGTGCGGCGCACTAGTCCACTATGCGACCTCTCCAGAACCAATTAAAAATACCATATTTCAGCTCATTTGTTGAGCAATTTCAAATCGCGTGCAGCTCAAGCGCCCATCCTCTGAGACTCACAAAAGCAAAACCACTTATAAGATAGCGGCATAATTTGCACATTCTCGCCCATCGAGAACCCGCAGGCATAGCAGTACCCCAAAAAATAAACACCCGAAGGTGCTTATTGTAAACGTATAATTTCTGGTGCGCCCGGGAGGACTTGAACCTCCGACCCCCAGCACCGCAAGCTGATGCTCTATCCACTGAGCTACGAGCGCATATTTGACCATTGTACCGTCAGACTTTAGCACACCGTGGGCTCGAAATAAACCCTAAAAGCGCACGTACCGAGTAATACGCTCAATCACATCCGGCTCACGGTCGGCACGCGGCAAGTGACGCTCCAAATGCTCCACAATTTCATCCAGACTACTGCTATCGAAGAGTACCACCATGCGGGGACTAAAACGCTTGCTCGGCTCCAGATCAATCGAATGCCACTCCGTATCTTCCACCACACCAAACGACCTGAAATCCTCAAATCCGTATTTTTTCCCATCAATCGTGAGACCGTCACCATCCAGCTCGTAAAGCAGGGTGCGGGGTGCTTTGCGCGCATACACCACCACGGCTGCACCCATTGCCAAAAAAAGGCCTATCTCAAGCCATAAATGCAACCACACTGCCACCGCCGCCAAGACAAAAACAATCAAACCCAACACCCCATACCACAGGGGCGACTTGTGATGATGGACGAATTCCGAAGCCTGCCAACTTATTGGCTCTTCGGGTTCATCCAATTCCCCGGGTTCATCCGGACCTATGCCTTCGTCCGTCTCGTCCGGCAATTGTTCCTGAGCTTCTGGTTCTGGCTGTTGTGGCGCCTCGTCCGGCATATTCACTCCCTCTTGCCAAGCATTATGGCCCAACTAGCACCCCATGTACAATATCTCTATACTACTACCTGGAGGGGTCGCATAGCGGCCGAGTGCACCGGTCTTGAAAACCGGAGACCTTCACGGGTCCGTGGGTTCGAATCCCACCCCCTCCGCCATCACACCCATGATCAACGAACTGCGTACCAAGCGCGCCAAATTGGGCATCGCTCTTATCTATCTCGCCGGTCTCGGCTGGATCGCCGAACTCATTATTCCCTTCAGCCGACTGCCGCACAAAGGCATCACGCTCATAATTACCCTTGTCGTCGCCGAACTATGCTTCGGGGCCGGCGTTGCCGTGCTCGGCAAGCCCGTTTACGCAGCGCTCAAAGCGCGCCTCATTGCCTACCTTCGCCGACCACCGCAAGACTAAACCGTAGTCGCCGCCGGATCGTCGAGCAGATCGCCCGCTTGATGCGACCACAACTGCGCGTACAAACCGTCGCGCCCAAGCAGCTCGTCATGGGAGCCATCCTCCACCACCTGACCGTCACGGATCACCAAGATCCGGTCGAGCCGACGGATGGTCGACAGCCGGTGCGCCACCACAATCGTCGTGCGCCGCCGCATGAGCACTCCCATGGCCTCGGTGATATACCGCTCCGAGACCGAATCGAGCGAGCTGGTGGCTTCATCAAGCACCAAAATCGGCGCATCCTTGAGCAACGCCCGCGCAATCGCCACCCGCTGGCGCTGGCCGCCCGAGAGCTTCACGCCTCGCTCGCCCACAATCGTCTCGTAGCCATGATTAAGCTGGGTGATGAAGTCATCCGCGTGCGCCTTTTTGGCCGCCGCCAGCACCTCTTCGCGCGAGGCTTTTGGCTTTCCATAAGCAATATTCTCAAAAATGGAGCGATGAAACAGCAGTGGCTCCTGGGGCACATAGGCAATCGAACGCCGCAAGTCTTCCTGCCGCAAATGCGCAATATTTTGCCCATCAATGAGAATTTCCCCACTCTGAATGTCCATAAAGCGCAGCAGCAGCTTCGTAATCGTGGTCTTGCCCCCGCCCGACGGCCCCACCAGCCCCACCTTTTGCCCAGCGGGAATCACAATCTTCAGCCGATCAAGCAAGGCATCATCGTGCCGCTCATCGTGGTACGAAAACGTCACGTCCCGCAGCTCAATCGCGCCACGCACAATCCGGCTCGCTTCCGGCCTAGCCGGATCCACCACGTCATTGGGCTGCAAAATAATCTCGGTCATCTCGTTCGCATCCGCCAGTGACTCCTCGAAACGATCCATAAACCGCCCCAGGTTCCACAATTGGTTCACCAGCTGGAACAAAAACAGCTGAATCAAAATAATCGATCCAATCCCCAGCTTGCCCGACAACCCAAAGTAAATCGACAATCCGAGTACCAAAATATTCAGCACCGTGATCACCACACTCTTGTAGAGCCGAATCTGATCGCCGTACCGATACGCCTGAAACCGCAAATCTCGCCTATCCTGCGTGAGCCCCTCAAAGCCGCGCCGCTCTTCATCCGACCGCGCAAACGACCGAATCGTGAGCGTATTGGTGATAATATCGGCCAGCCGCGCTGTCACGAGCGTCTGAGCCGCTGCCGCCGCTTCAGAGTGCTTAAGCTTACGCCGGTGCAGATACACCACCGACCCACTAAATATCGCCGTCCAAAGCAAAAACACCAGCGCTATCACCACATTCAGGTAAAACAAAATCGCCATAATGAACACGTATCGATACAGCAGCATCGCAAAGTCGCCGGTCGCCGTTTCAATAATCTTCTGATACGAGCTCGTAAACCGGCTCACCTTCGCCACCAACGCACCGCTAAAATTATCCGCAAAGAATCCCATACTATGGCTCTGCAAAGCCTTATAACTCATGTCCTCCAAGTCACGAGTCACATTGGGCTCCAGCCGAATGTACGGCTGCATCATGACCCGCGACACCACCACATTCACCACCCGCACCGCCACATATGCCCACAAAAACGGCGCAAAATCCGCCAGCGTCAAACTTCCCGCTGCCGCATGCGACAACCGATTGATCACCTGGCTCACGATAAACGGCGCGGCGATTTCTGAGGTCAAAACCCACAAGATAGCGCCGGCTTCAGAGGCTAGCAGCAGCCCCTTGTAGCGCCATGTCGCCTGCCAAAATAACCGTAATGTTTCTTTTGTCATACCTTCCCATTCTACCCAAGCAAAAACCCGATCGCTATACGCGTCGGGTGCTTGCTCTGGCGGAGAGGGAGAGATTCGAACTCTCGCGGGGGATTACTCCCCCCTACAGGTTTAGCAAACCCGCCCCTTCAGCCACTTGGGTACCTCTCCACGCCACTGAACGTTAGTAACTATAATGGCATTTGGCTTTTTGCTCAAGATTTAGCTCCCGGTGGGGGCCCACGCACACGGCGCAGGCCCCCACCTCGGTCTTCGCTAGCGGTCCGCCGCGTTGGCCGCTACCGCATCCAGCATGGCTCCGAGGCCGGCTCGCTGCGACCACAGGTCGACGTAGAGATCCATGCGCCCAACCGGCTTCAAGTGAACGATGCCGTCGACCCACGTTATCCGCGCCTGAGCGAAGATCACCGTCGGATGACCCGAGGCTAAGTGCAGGTCGTAGCCCTCCAGGTCCGTGCTCCCCAGTAGTTCCCGCACCGTGCCGAGATGACTCTCCAGCGGGAACTTCATGGCGATGACCGTCGCGCGGAAACGCTCGGCCTGGATTTTCTCCCGCCCTGCGAATCTGTAGACATTCACCGCGCACCAGAGGACCAAACTTGCCGTCACCAGTATGACCGCGATCGCCATGATGGGCTTGTCGGTACTCTGCTTATCCGGGTTGCGGTCGAGCTCCGAGAAGATGGCCGGAACCACCCAGCGCCATCCGGCCCAGGTGGCCACAGCGATCAGAAGGGCCATCACGATCCAGATATAGCCAAGAATGTCCCTCTCCGGCCGGAACTCGGTCGGAAACTGCCGCTCTTCGTGCACCTTGCGCACCGCGTCGTCCACTGTCGAATACCGCATGGCATGCCCCCTTTGGGCTCGTTTGGACTTGCATCGGATTGGCTAACGAAAAGCCGTACAATTCATAACACATTTTAGCAAAAATGGCTAGGCTAAGAGCGCAAACCCTCAACCGCCCACAACAGCAAGCCCCGTGGCTCCGACAAACGATGGTACACCTCGCGCACGATCAAATACCCCATCATCACGACCACCGCCGTTATCAAGAGCTCCAACACCGACACCGCCGACCGCATCACCAGAAAGGTAAAAAACAGCACACCCATCTTGGCAATCCGCTTATCACTGAGCAATAAAAGCGTAATCGGAAGCATGAAATGCCACGGCAGCAGCACCCCCGTCAGGCACAATGGCACCAGCAAACTTGCCAACGCCAAAGCCTCCCAACTCGACACCCGATGACGCACATACAACCAAAAAATCCCTGCGTAGCCCGCGAAAAAAAGGCCATATGAAGCCAAATAAATATATTGAGCCGGCGCCCACGGAAACAAGCCATACATCAACAGCGAAATTCGCGCCGTCACACCACCCCCTTGAGCCGCCTGTACCATTGGCAGCCAATCAAATCCCACCAACGGCTTCAGCGCCAGCAGCAGACCTACCAGCGCCACCGTCACCCAAACGCCCACCACCACGCCCTGACGCCAACTTTTGGCCAAAAACGGCCAAAAGATTATCATATGCGGCTTGATCAACACCGCCGCGGCCGTCAGCAATCCCCGGACCGGCGCCCGCTGGTAATAGCCCGCCATCAACAAGAACGCCGCCATCACAATATCGGTGTGGGGCGTAGCCACGGTGTCGGCCAGCACCACCGGATTGATCAGTAGCACATAGGCAACTGACTTTCTGCCGGTAAGCCGGTACAAATACCACGCGCAAGCCAAAAGCCCAGCCAGATTCAGCAATTTGAGCGCTATGAGCCCGCCCACCAACCGATTATTGCTGATGAAATTCACCCCCACCATCATGGCCTCCCACAGTGGGCCATACGGGCTGGGAATCCGTGTCCACCAAATATGCGCAAACGGCTGCGAATACTGATCGACCGGCACCTC
This is a stretch of genomic DNA from Candidatus Saccharimonadia bacterium. It encodes these proteins:
- a CDS encoding transporter suffix domain-containing protein, with the protein product MINELRTKRAKLGIALIYLAGLGWIAELIIPFSRLPHKGITLIITLVVAELCFGAGVAVLGKPVYAALKARLIAYLRRPPQD
- a CDS encoding ABC transporter ATP-binding protein codes for the protein MTKETLRLFWQATWRYKGLLLASEAGAILWVLTSEIAAPFIVSQVINRLSHAAAGSLTLADFAPFLWAYVAVRVVNVVVSRVMMQPYIRLEPNVTRDLEDMSYKALQSHSMGFFADNFSGALVAKVSRFTSSYQKIIETATGDFAMLLYRYVFIMAILFYLNVVIALVFLLWTAIFSGSVVYLHRRKLKHSEAAAAAQTLVTARLADIITNTLTIRSFARSDEERRGFEGLTQDRRDLRFQAYRYGDQIRLYKSVVITVLNILVLGLSIYFGLSGKLGIGSIILIQLFLFQLVNQLWNLGRFMDRFEESLADANEMTEIILQPNDVVDPARPEASRIVRGAIELRDVTFSYHDERHDDALLDRLKIVIPAGQKVGLVGPSGGGKTTITKLLLRFMDIQSGEILIDGQNIAHLRQEDLRRSIAYVPQEPLLFHRSIFENIAYGKPKASREEVLAAAKKAHADDFITQLNHGYETIVGERGVKLSGGQRQRVAIARALLKDAPILVLDEATSSLDSVSERYITEAMGVLMRRRTTIVVAHRLSTIRRLDRILVIRDGQVVEDGSHDELLGRDGLYAQLWSHQAGDLLDDPAATTV